One Vigna unguiculata cultivar IT97K-499-35 chromosome 7, ASM411807v1, whole genome shotgun sequence genomic region harbors:
- the LOC114190069 gene encoding 30S ribosomal protein S16-1, chloroplastic-like, translating into MVVKIRLARLGCRNHPFYRVVVTDSKTPRDGKQLEVVGFYNPISGKDDEEKMRLKLERVKYWLSVGAKPTEPVEYLLYRAGLGREGGPFEKFSFAALNQEQPTNVDDSKDNGTSPEAIFSIGLQV; encoded by the exons ATGGTGGTGAAGATTCGATTGGCAAGGCTCGGCTGCAGGAACCACCCATTCTATCGCGTGGTTGTTACTGACAGCAAAACACCAAGAGATGGCAAGCAACTTGAAGTTGTAGGCTTCTACAATCCTATCTCAG GCAAGgatgatgaagaaaaaatgCGTCTCAAACTGGAAAGAGTGAA GTATTGGCTTTCTGTTGGAGCTAAGCCTACAGAGCCTGTCGAGTATCTACTGTATCGAGCAGGTTTAGGACGTGAGGGTGGACCATTTGAGAAGTTCTCTTTTGCTGCTCTTAACCAAGAGCAACCAACCAATGTTGATGACAGTAAAGACAATG GTACATCTCCAGAAGCTATATTTTCTATTGGCCTACAAGTTTGA